One window of the Eucalyptus grandis isolate ANBG69807.140 chromosome 6, ASM1654582v1, whole genome shotgun sequence genome contains the following:
- the LOC104449082 gene encoding probable amino acid permease 7 isoform X1, producing the protein MGEEDDQQSPLLKSISSAGASQQAPPKRTGTQWTAVAHIITGVIGAGVLSLAWSVAQLGWILGPVCIICFAGISGVSTFVLCDCYRYPDPEYGTTRNRSFMEAVKFYLGEKQQRICGVFAQESLFGTGIAYTITATASVRAILRSNCHHQGGYNAPCQYGDSFYMLLFGLVEILLSQIPDFRSIEWLSIFAAVMSFSYALIGSGLGFLKVIENGTIKGSISGVPASSNLKKLWLAFEALADVAFAYPYTLIVLEIQDTLKSSPPENQTMKAASLKAIVITTFFYLCCGCFGYAAFGDSTPGNLLTGFGFYEPHWLVDLANACIVLHLVGAYQIFSQPVFATAERWFAYRFTDSGFLNNHISFKIPLFSTFQLNPFRVVFRTMYVVSTTALAMSFPYFNSVLGVLGALNFWPLAVYFPVEMYLKQKKIRAWSREWICYRTFSGLCLLVTVVGFIGSLEELTSARSSDEKLM; encoded by the exons atgggTGAAGAAGATGATCAACAGTCACCACTGCTCAAAAGCATTTCTTCAGCCGGTGCATCACAACAGGCTCCTCCCAAAAGAACTG GGACACAGTGGACCGCAGTGGCGCATATTATAACGGGAGTGATCGGAGCAGGAGTGCTTTCTCTTGCATGGAGTGTGGCTCAATTAGGATGGATTCTCGGTCCTGTGTGCATAATATGCTTTGCAGGAATTTCTGGTGTCTCTACATTTGTTCTTTGTGACTGCTACCGGTACCCTGATCCAGAATATGGAACCACCAGAAACCGATCTTTCATGGAGGCTGTCAAGTTCTACTTAG GAGAGAAGCAGCAACGCATTTGCGGAGTGTTTGCACAGGAAAGCTTATTTGGGACCGGGATTGCTTATACCATAACAGCTACAGCCAGTGTCAG GGCAATCCTAAGATCAAATTGTCATCATCAAGGAGGGTACAATGCTCCATGCCAGTACGGGGATAGTTTCTATATGCTCCTATTTGGTCTAGTTGAGATACTATTGTCACAGATTCCAGATTTCCGCAGTATCGAGTGGCTCTCAATTTTCGCGGCTGTCATGTCCTTCTCCTATGCTTTAATTGGGTCTGGTCTCGGCTTTCTAAAAGTAATAg AAAATGGAACCATTAAGGGATCTATCTCGGGAGTCCCAGCTTCAAGTAATCTCAAGAAGTTATGGTTAGCCTTTGAAGCACTTGCAGACGTTGCTTTTGCCTATCCTTATACCTTAATTGTTCTTGAGATACAG GATACCTTGAAGTCCTCTCCCCCAGAAAACCAGACGATGAAGGCGGCCTCCTTGAAAGCGATTGTCATCACCACCTTCTTTTACCTCTGCTGCGGTTGCTTTGGATATGCAGCGTTTGGTGATAGTACACCAGGCAATCTACTCACTGGATTCGGATTCTATGAGCCACACTGGCTCGTGGACCTCGCTAATGCTtgcattgtgcttcatttggtgGGAGCGTATCAG ATCTTTAGTCAGCCCGTTTTTGCGACAGCAGAGAGATGGTTCGCATATAGATTCACCGACAGTGGATTTCTGAACAATCACATCTCATTCAAGATTCCCTTGTTCAGCACATTTCAGTTGAATCCCTTCCGGGTGGTGTTCCGGACGATGTACGTCGTATCTACGACCGCACTTGCAATGTCCTTCCCTTACTTCAATTCCGTGTTGGGAGTGCTGGGGGCATTGAACTTTTGGCCTCTGGCAGTATATTTCCCAGTGGAAATGTACTTGAAGCAAAAGAAGATTAGGGCATGGTCAAGGGAATGGATTTGCTATAGGACATTTAGTGGTCTTTGTTTGTTGGTCACGGTTGTGGGATTCATTGGGTCGCTTGAAGAACTGACCAGTGCCAGAAGTTCAGATGAGAAATTAATGTAA
- the LOC104449082 gene encoding probable amino acid permease 7 isoform X2 has protein sequence MGEEDDQQSPLLKSISSAGASQQAPPKRTGTQWTAVAHIITGVIGAGVLSLAWSVAQLGWILGPVCIICFAGISGVSTFVLCDCYRYPDPEYGTTRNRSFMEAVKFYLGEKQQRICGVFAQESLFGTGIAYTITATASVRAILRSNCHHQGGYNAPCQYGDSFYMLLFGLVEILLSQIPDFRSIEWLSIFAAVMSFSYALIGSGLGFLKVIENGTIKGSISGVPASSNLKKLWLAFEALADVAFAYPYTLIVLEIQDTLKSSPPENQTMKAASLKAIVITTFFYLCCGCFGYAAFGDSTPGNLLTGFGFYEPHWLVDLANACIVLHLVGAYQHISVESLPGGVPDDVRRIYDRTCNVLPLLQFRVGSAGGIELLASGSIFPSGNVLEAKED, from the exons atgggTGAAGAAGATGATCAACAGTCACCACTGCTCAAAAGCATTTCTTCAGCCGGTGCATCACAACAGGCTCCTCCCAAAAGAACTG GGACACAGTGGACCGCAGTGGCGCATATTATAACGGGAGTGATCGGAGCAGGAGTGCTTTCTCTTGCATGGAGTGTGGCTCAATTAGGATGGATTCTCGGTCCTGTGTGCATAATATGCTTTGCAGGAATTTCTGGTGTCTCTACATTTGTTCTTTGTGACTGCTACCGGTACCCTGATCCAGAATATGGAACCACCAGAAACCGATCTTTCATGGAGGCTGTCAAGTTCTACTTAG GAGAGAAGCAGCAACGCATTTGCGGAGTGTTTGCACAGGAAAGCTTATTTGGGACCGGGATTGCTTATACCATAACAGCTACAGCCAGTGTCAG GGCAATCCTAAGATCAAATTGTCATCATCAAGGAGGGTACAATGCTCCATGCCAGTACGGGGATAGTTTCTATATGCTCCTATTTGGTCTAGTTGAGATACTATTGTCACAGATTCCAGATTTCCGCAGTATCGAGTGGCTCTCAATTTTCGCGGCTGTCATGTCCTTCTCCTATGCTTTAATTGGGTCTGGTCTCGGCTTTCTAAAAGTAATAg AAAATGGAACCATTAAGGGATCTATCTCGGGAGTCCCAGCTTCAAGTAATCTCAAGAAGTTATGGTTAGCCTTTGAAGCACTTGCAGACGTTGCTTTTGCCTATCCTTATACCTTAATTGTTCTTGAGATACAG GATACCTTGAAGTCCTCTCCCCCAGAAAACCAGACGATGAAGGCGGCCTCCTTGAAAGCGATTGTCATCACCACCTTCTTTTACCTCTGCTGCGGTTGCTTTGGATATGCAGCGTTTGGTGATAGTACACCAGGCAATCTACTCACTGGATTCGGATTCTATGAGCCACACTGGCTCGTGGACCTCGCTAATGCTtgcattgtgcttcatttggtgGGAGCGTATCAG CACATTTCAGTTGAATCCCTTCCGGGTGGTGTTCCGGACGATGTACGTCGTATCTACGACCGCACTTGCAATGTCCTTCCCTTACTTCAATTCCGTGTTGGGAGTGCTGGGGGCATTGAACTTTTGGCCTCTGGCAGTATATTTCCCAGTGGAAATGTACTTGAAGCAAAAGAAGATTAG
- the LOC104449083 gene encoding probable amino acid permease 7 encodes MGEGDDPQSPLLESVSSHSASEEAPLKRTGTQWTAVAHIITGVIGAGVLSLAWSTAQLGWVLGPICILIFAAITVVSTFLLCDCYKYPDPEHGTIRNRSYMQAVKLYLGEKQQWICTVFATESLYGCGIAYTITAAASVRAILKSNCYHREGHDAPCVYGDSVYMLLFGLVQIVMSQIPDFHNMAWLSVVAAVMSFSYSSIGLGLGLAKVIENGTIKGTITGVSASSILDKLLLAFEALGDIAFAYPYSIIVFEIQDTLKSPPPENQTMKKASMYAIVITTAFYLCCGCFGYAAFGDSTPGNLLTGFGFYEPYWLVDLANACIVLHLVGGYQIFSQPVFAMGERWFAYKFPNSGFVNNYYSCKLPLLPELQLNLFRLVFRTLYVVSTTALAVLFPYFNSVLGVLGALNFWPLGIYLPVEMYFKQKKIRKWSREWIFYRSFSMFCLLITIVGFIGSVGELVIDELS; translated from the exons ATGGGCGAAGGAGACGATCCACAGTCGCCACTTCTCGAGAGCGTCTCCTCGCACAGTGCATCAGAAGAAGCGCCTCTCAAAAGGACTG GGACACAATGGACTGCGGTGGCGCATATTATAACCGGAGTAATTGGGGCAGGAGTGCTTTCTCTGGCTTGGAGCACGGCTCAACTTGGTTGGGTTCTTGGTCCCATTTGCATATTAATCTTTGCAGCCATTACTGTGGTTTCCACATTTCTTCTGTGTGATTGCTACAAGTACCCTGACCCAGAACACGGAACCATCAGAAATCGATCTTACATGCAAGCTGTGAAGCTTTATTTAG GAGAGAAGCAGCAGTGGATATGTACAGTGTTTGCGACGGAAAGCTTATACGGATGTGGGATCGCTTATACAATAACAGCTGCTGCCAGTGTAAG GGCAATCCTGAAGTCCAACTGTTATCACCGGGAAGGTCATGATGCTCCGTGCGTTTACGGAGATAGTGTCTACATGCTTCTATTTGGTTTAGTTCAGATAGTAATGTCACAGATTCCAGATTTCCACAACATGGCTTGGCTTTCAGTTGTTGCAGCAGTCATGTCTTTCTCCTACTCCTCGATcgggcttggacttggcttgGCAAAAGTAATAG AAAATGGAACAATCAAGGGAACGATCACAGGAGTCTCAGCTTCGAGCATTCTTGACAAGTTATTGTTAGCCTTTGAAGCACTCGGAGACATTGCCTTTGCGTACCCTTATTCTATTATTGTCTTCGAGATACAG GACACCTTGAAGTCCCCTCCCCCAGAAAATCAGACGATGAAGAAGGCCTCGATGTATGCGATCGTCATAACCACCGCCTTTTACTTATGCTGCGGATGCTTTGGATATGCAGCATTCGGCGACAGCACCCCAGGCAATCTATTAACTGGATTCGGGTTCTACGAGCCATACTGGCTCGTTGACCTTGCCAATGCTTGCATTGTGCTTCATCTGGTTGGAGGATATCAG ATCTTCAGCCAGCCTGTCTTCGCGATGGGGGAGAGATGGTTCGCGTACAAATTCCCCAACAGCGGGTTCGTGAACAATTACTACTCGTGCAAGCTCCCCCTACTGCCAGAGCTCCAGCTGAACCTCTTCAGGCTGGTCTTCAGGACGTTGTACGTGGTGTCTACGACCGCGCTCGCGGTGCTCTTCCCTTACTTCAACTCGGTCCTGGGGGTGCTGGGGGCGCTCAACTTCTGGCCCCTGGGGATATACTTGCCCGTGGAGATGTACTTCAAGCAGAAGAAGATCAGGAAATGGTCGAGGGAGTGGATTTTCTACAGGTCGTTCAGCATGTTTTGTCTGTTGATCACCATAGTGGGATTCATCGGGTCGGTTGGAGAGCTCGTGATTGACGAGCTCAGCTGA